The following is a genomic window from Nitrosomonas communis.
TGACCGGAGCAGCTGTGGTAACTTCTGCGGTGGTGTTGGCAGTAAGGCTTGTCTTGCTCAGAGGGTCAGGAGTTCCGTCTATATTGTGTTTGTTCTCGTCATTATGAGACATAGCTTTTCCCTCGCTGTAAATTGCCAGTATACGCCTTTTGATCTGCCTGAAATACTCGTAGAGGGATAATTGCTGATTGAGCACGTACATCAATATCATACAGATAGTTCTAAATTCACAGCACACCTTAACTATGGTCATTTTTAGTGCCAAAAGTTGAGAGAGGTATTAACCTGAACAACTCACTTAAGGAGGCAATAAATGGCATCAATAGGAAAACGATTCAAACCGGAGCAAATTGTGAATCTTCTACGAGAAATAGGAGATCGCATAGAGTGACGACTATGGAAAAAATCGGATGAGAGAACCATCCTAACTCATGAAATACTCTGGAAACACAGGTTAATGTTGATGACATTATGATATGTCAACAATGTCTAAATGTTTATACTGCTAGCTTTTTACCCAAAAGGAGCATTTCCAGAATATACAAAACGGAACTAGTAGAAGAGATCGCAGCACAGGCAGAGATACTCAAAGCTACCGCAGCCAAGGCCTTAAAAGCCATGATCGATACTGTAATTGCAACCGTCGCCAAGGGTGATATATCGCAACCAGATAATATTGATTATAATTTAGCGATGGCCTATTCACTGGATTTCCGCCGTAAAGTCCTGTCTGTCCGAAAGAAAGAAGGACTTACGATAGCCGAGGTGGCGGCCCGGTTTGATGATTGATCTTGAGGTATTGCGGCAGGATGTTCTCGATTATCCTGATGCTTATCAGTACGAGCGGGCAAAACGTTTGGGTGTAGCGCAGAACGCTATTTTTCTGGCGCTCAAGAAGCTTGACATCACCTATAAAAAAAACTCTGAAGCATCCCAAAGCAATTGATCACGCACGGCGCATCTTTCAGGAGAAGATGGCCGCTTATGAAGCTGCAGGCCAGGCCATTGTCTACATTGATGAAAGTGGCTTTGCGCAGGATGCACCGCGCACGCACGGTTATGCACCTGCTGGTCAGAGATGTCATGGCACGCATGACTGGCATGCGCCAAGTCGTATCAACGCGATCGGCGCCCTGATCGGAAAGCTATTGCTCACGTCAGCCTGTTTGCACTCAATATCAATGCGGATGTGTTTCACGAATGGGCGATGCAGGACCTGTTGCCTAAATTACCGTCACATGCCGTCGTTGTGATGGACAATGCCACCTTCCATAAGAGGCAGGATACGCAAGAGGCCATACAAAACGCTGGGCACACCCTTGAATATTTGCCCGCCTATTCTCCTGATCTAAACCCCATCGAACATAAATGGGCACAGGCGTTCGCAGTAACAGCAATTTAACTAGCGGGTTAAAGTCCCGTCCAAGGAATTGTCCATACGCCTTGGTAGCACGAAGGAGCGGCATTCAAGTAATTGAGTGACGTGAGTTTCTAAACGACAAAGATGCAGGCCGTAACGCAAGTGAACCTAGAAGTAGCCTCGTAAACTAAATGCGGTTGCCGACCTCGTGTCTGTATAGGGAAGGCCGAAGTGATAGTGTGCTGGTAATGGAAGCCACACTAGCGAGCCGTCGGGGTAGCAGGGTCGGCATGTATCGGAAGTTAAATTGTACAGTGCTGGAGATCCATAACGGTTGACGTGGTCAAGTAAAATCGGACACCTCAGTTAAGCTGCTTTTATCGATTCTGCTGCTTCTGCTTCATATTGATTCGGACTTTTGTAATCCAGGTATGAATGCAGTCTTTGGTTGTTATAAAACACGGCGATATACTGCAAAATATCCTGCTGTGCTGCATGGCGGGTTTGGTAATGCCGCCATTGGCAGCGTTCCTGCTTGAGGCTGCCAAAGAAACTTTCCGCAACCGCATTATCCCAACAATTTCCCAGACGACTCATGCTGCCAATAAAACCGTATGCTTTCAGTAGATTGCGGTATGCTTTACTAGCATACTGCGACCCACGATCCGAATGCACGATCAGGCCAGGCGGTGGCCGGCGTAGCCAGATCGCCATTCGTAATGCATCACAAACCAGTGTTGCTTTCATCCGTGAGCTCATACTCCAGCCCACCACCTTTCGGGAGAACAAATCGATAACAATCGCCAGATACAGCCAGCCTTCCTGAGTCCAAATGCAGGTAATGTCGCAAACATAGACTTGATCCGGTCTGGCAACCGTAAATTGCCGATTCAATTGGTTCTCAAACACTGGCAACGGGTGATTGCTGTCCGTCGTCACCTTGTATTTCTTCCGGTGTTTCACTTGTATCCCGGCTTCTTGCATTAGTCTTCTCGCCTTCCAGCGACCAACCCGATAGCCCAAGGCACTTAGCGCTCGCTTCATCCTGCGACTGCCATAGGTATAATCGCATGATTTTGCAATATTCTGCACAGCATTAAGTAGTTGCCTGTGGTGTAGATCATCCGGGCAATTGCAGCAGCGTTGTTCATAGTCATGAGTCAAGCACTGCGACTGACACCCAATAGCCGGCACATGAGGCCGACCGGGTAGGTCTTTTTCTTTTGGGTGATGAACGAATACTTCACTTCGTTTCTTTCGCGAAAAAGACCGCCGCCTCCTTTAGTATTTGCCGCTCAAGCTTTAATTGCTTGTTTTCTAGTTTAAGCCGCCGGATTTCTTCCTGCTCCGGTGTCAGTTTCCCATTACCGCGGAATGCCTGACCATTAGTATCCGCCTGGCTTTCCCTGATCCATCGCCCAAGCATGTTAGCCCTGATTTCCAGGTTTCTGGCAGCTTCTGCTATCGTTAATCCCTGATCCAGTACCAAGCTGATTGCATCCAGCTTGAATTCCTTTGTATAGTGTTTCCTAGGTTCCATTTCATCCTCCAATTAAGACTATTTTCTCTTAACTGGAGTGTCCGGGTCTATTAGACCATATCAAGATTGTTGATGCCGGCAAAGAGAAGTTTCGCTTTCTGGGATTTGAACTGAAGATGAATGTCGGCTCAAAGGGGATGGCTTACCCGCACATCAATCCGTGCGATAAGGCGGTAAAGAAGGTAAAGACCCGCATCAGTGAGATAACGGCGAGGAACCAGACATGGAGACCGTTGGACGAGGTAGTGCGTGATATGAATCGAACGCTGCGCGGTTGGTCGGAGTATTTTCATTTCAGGAATTCATCGGCGGTATTTCTCAAGGTGAAACGTTTTGCTGAAGAGCGGTTGAGAATTCATCTACGCAAGCGGTACAAGGTGACGAATTGGAAATCAGCAATGATTCAATTTCCGAGGTGCGTACTGTATGAGAAGCATGGACTCTACAAATTATCAACGATAGCTGGCTGGAAGATGGCGCATGCCTCGACGTGAAGAGCATCGGAAAGCTGTGTGCGTTAATAACGCATGCACGGTTTGATGAGGAAGGGCTGGTGAAATTGACTATGGAATGGCTATTGAGGCACCGCCAAACGAAAGGGGCGGAAACAGATATAGCATGTCCCCTATAAATTGATTGTAATTTACAGATGACCTATCCGATATTATTTCGCCGTAAAGTATTATCCGTTCGTGAGAAGGAGAACCTCTCAATCGCGCAAGTGGCCAAGCGTTTTGGTGTAGGGGTCGCCAGCGTGATGCGTTGGATCAAAACTCCCGATCCCAAGACCACCCGCAACAAACCTGCCACCAAGATCAACATGGAAATGTTGGCGCAGGACATCAAGAATTATCCGGACGCGTATCAGTACGAGCGCGCCAAACGGTTGGGTGTCAGCAAGCAAGGCATTAACCATGCTTTAAAGCGTCTGGGCGTGACTTATAAAAAAAAAGCCTGTGTCACCCCAAAGCCAGCGAAAAAGAGCGGCGTATCTTCCAGAAAAAAATTGAAGACTATGAGCGAGCAGGCCGCGTTATCGTCTACCTTGATGAAAGCGGCTTTGCGCACGACATGAAAGCGGCTTTGCGCACGACATGCCACGCACGCATGGCTATGCGCCAGTGGGTGAGCGCGTCCATGGCGTAAAAAACTGGCATGCACGAGGTCGAACCAATGTGATTGGCGCTCTCATCGGAAAGACGCTGCTGACCATAAGTCTGTTCATCGCCAATATCACCGCTGACATTTTCTATGCGTGGATAACGCAGGACCTGTTGCCTAAACTTTTGCCCGCTTGCGTGATTGTCATGGACAACGCAACCTTTCATAAACGGCAGGATATCCAAACCGCCATTGCCAATGCCGGGCATACACTTGAATACCTACCGCCTTATTCCCCTGACTTAAATGACATTGAACCCAAATGGGCTCAGGCCAAAGCCATCAGAAAAAAGGAAGGTTGTTCCATCGAGCAGCTCTTTGCCGCTTATGAAATTTAAATCATTTTATATGGGATCTGCTATAAGCAACTCCTAATGGCGATTGAAAGCCAGTCCTTTACTCTACCAAAGCACTGCGTAGACAACAAAACCAGACCGTTGAGATGCTCTTCAAATCCTATACATTATGAATCATTCTTAACTGGTTAGGCTATATTATTATGCTGTTTGGGCTTGCCTTTTGTCATGTTTGATTTTGAAATAAAATTATGATGTCAATCCATCTAATCTTATTTTAAAATATGCCGGGGTTATAATGAGGGCTTAGGGCTTGTTATTTGACGACCACGACCTCTATGTCGCCTTGCCGATGCATGACAATAATCCCGACATCCAGTTTATGCCGCCGGACAAGCAGATCCACCGAGGCCTTTCCTACTTGTAGATTCTTGATCTGCAACTCATGCAGGAATACCGGGAGTATCGGGTACGTAAAGTACACTTTGGCCTCAGACGCATGAATCGACATACCCAGACAAGCTTGAAGACCCATGAAGGCGGAGGCCGCAGCCCAGGCCTGGGGATTACAGGCGACAGGGTAGCGGGTCAGGCCTTGGCCGGGTCGGCGGACAAACCCGCAAAACAATTCGGGCAGCCGGTGGAGATCCACGACCAGGCTGGCATCAAACAAGCTAGTCATGATCTTTTCCACGCCAGCCTTCAAACCATATCGGGCAAGACCGGCTGCGATAATTGCGTTGTCGTGAGGCCACACGGAGCCGTTATGATACGACATTGGGTTGTAGCGTCTCTCCCCATCCGCCAACGTGCGCACCCCCCATCCGCTGAAGTGATCATTGTTCATCAGGGTGTCGGCCAACCGAACGGCGCGGTCGGGACTAACGATCCCAGTGTACAGACAGTGACCCGCATTGGACGTTCTCACGCGACAGGTTTTCTTATGTCCATCCAATGCCAGTGCGTAAGTGGACAAGTCTTCACACCAGAACACCTCTTCAAATTGTTGTTTCAGTTTTTCCGCCTGCCGACGGAGTTCGTTCGCTCGTTCCGGTAATCCGAGCGCTTCCGCCAATTTAGCGCCCTGCTGCTTGGCGTCATAGACATAGCCTTGTACTTCGCACAAGGCGATCGGGCCCTCCGCTAGTTCTCCGTTCTCGTGAAAAACCGAATCACTCGAATCCTTCCAGCCCTGATTATCCAGTCCTGTCTGGGACTTTCGATGGTACTCCACGAATCCATCCCCATCCTGATCACCATAAGTATCGATCCAATCAAGGGCCAGTTCGATATTCGGCCAAAGGGTGCGCATTAACGCGAGGTCGCCCGTCCGTTCATAATAGGCTCCCGCCAACATGACAAAGAGCGGTGTCGAATCCACACTGCCGTAATACAGTCCAAAGGGAATCTCTCCCAGCGCGGCCATTTCCCCCTTTCGCGTCTCGTGCAGAATCTTTCCCGGCTCGGCATCCTGCGCCATCTTCAGTTCCTTCGCTTGGGCCGACGCCAAGTAACCGAGCACCCCGCGAGCGATCTGCGGTTTGATCCATAACGCTTCGAGCGCCGTAATAATGCCGTCCCGGCCAAATGGCGTGCTGAACCAGGGAACCCCAGCGTACGGATAGGGCCCCTCGGCCGTCTCGGTGACCATCATGCGAAAGTCCACCAACGAACGGTTCCACCATTCATTGAATTGCTCGTTAGATGTATGAATCAGGCAATCCTCGCTTTGTTCGGCTTTGAGCTCCATCTCGGTCTCGGCCACCGCATGATCGTACGCAAAACAAGTCCGCAGTTTCGCGCCGATATCGCAGCAGATCGTGACGGTAACCAACATCTCGGCTTTTGGGTCCAAGGTCATATTAAACAGCGCTTGCGTCACACTGAGTTCCGTCGGAATCGGCGAAAACATGATCCTGGTTTGACGCAACACTCCATCGAGTCCCTCGTAGGGCAAGACGAGAACATCCTTTCCCACCGCCCCGTGCAATTGCTTCCCTTTATGTTGCCGTTTTGTGCCACGGACTTCAAAGATATCCGCAAAATCCGATTCGAACCGGAGTCCGATCTGTATCGATATGGCGGCCAGACTGAAATTCGAGAAACGAAATCGTTCATACCCCACTCCGTTCCACAAAAACCGGGAGCGAAAGACATGCACGCTACCCCGCGGAATGTCGATCTGGCCTTCGTGATATAGGTCCGGATTGGTCAAATCGACCGCCAACAACGCATTGTCTTCCTTGATGGTGGAACTGAGCAGCATCGGCCGACCATTGTTCAGAAACAATTCCTCCCGGCTCAGGAACCGCGTTCCTTCGTGATACAAGCCCTGTGTTCCATGACCGACCAGTTGAATATCCCCATAGCGATCGAAGACACCGAAGGTTTCGCCATGCTTGAGCACCCGGGTCCGATTGTCCGCCATGGACGAGCTGGCAAGAATATAAAACTGATCATTGATGTTGATAATCTCTTCCACAAAAACCTCCATTACGCTTGCCGAAATGATTACACGATCTCATCCGCGAATATCCAATGGACAGACCCGAACGAATGATCACGCGGCAGTTCAATTCCTCTTATTACCTTATACTCTTCTTACCGACCATGCTCAATATACCATTCAATCTCACGTCCCAACACTATTGGTCAATGCGTGGAGAGCTGCGTCGCAAGCTTGATCACTTCAGGCTCTTCGGCAGCAATAATTGTTCCGTCCAATTTGTTCTCATCCAGTGGATGACATAAGCCGAGACGATGGCGGCCAAAAAGAACCCAGTTCCAATTCCTACGACACTCGGGAGTTCCCCGATCTCTTGCGTCGTCCAGCCGAACAACGTCATCCCTGCGATGGCTGCTACCATCGCGCCAAGATTGTAAATGGCCAGGACACGTCCCAACATTACCCGCGGCGCGATCTCCTGCAGGATGCCCCAGGCAATCGGAGTCAACGCACCAGCTCCTATGCCGATCACGACCATGAGCAGCGCAGCGGGAAGACGATTGGAAGTCAAGACCAACCCCCATATGGCAAACCCACTGATCAGACTGGACACCATCATCATTTGAATGCGCCGG
Proteins encoded in this region:
- a CDS encoding amylo-alpha-1,6-glucosidase; the encoded protein is MEEIININDQFYILASSSMADNRTRVLKHGETFGVFDRYGDIQLVGHGTQGLYHEGTRFLSREELFLNNGRPMLLSSTIKEDNALLAVDLTNPDLYHEGQIDIPRGSVHVFRSRFLWNGVGYERFRFSNFSLAAISIQIGLRFESDFADIFEVRGTKRQHKGKQLHGAVGKDVLVLPYEGLDGVLRQTRIMFSPIPTELSVTQALFNMTLDPKAEMLVTVTICCDIGAKLRTCFAYDHAVAETEMELKAEQSEDCLIHTSNEQFNEWWNRSLVDFRMMVTETAEGPYPYAGVPWFSTPFGRDGIITALEALWIKPQIARGVLGYLASAQAKELKMAQDAEPGKILHETRKGEMAALGEIPFGLYYGSVDSTPLFVMLAGAYYERTGDLALMRTLWPNIELALDWIDTYGDQDGDGFVEYHRKSQTGLDNQGWKDSSDSVFHENGELAEGPIALCEVQGYVYDAKQQGAKLAEALGLPERANELRRQAEKLKQQFEEVFWCEDLSTYALALDGHKKTCRVRTSNAGHCLYTGIVSPDRAVRLADTLMNNDHFSGWGVRTLADGERRYNPMSYHNGSVWPHDNAIIAAGLARYGLKAGVEKIMTSLFDASLVVDLHRLPELFCGFVRRPGQGLTRYPVACNPQAWAAASAFMGLQACLGMSIHASEAKVYFTYPILPVFLHELQIKNLQVGKASVDLLVRRHKLDVGIIVMHRQGDIEVVVVK
- a CDS encoding group II intron maturase-specific domain-containing protein, with amino-acid sequence MNVGSKGMAYPHINPCDKAVKKVKTRISEITARNQTWRPLDEVVRDMNRTLRGWSEYFHFRNSSAVFLKVKRFAEERLRIHLRKRYKVTNWKSAMIQFPRCVLYEKHGLYKLSTIAGWKMAHAST
- a CDS encoding IS630 transposase-related protein translates to MIDLEVLRQDVLDYPDAYQYERAKRLGVAQNAIFLALKKLDITYKKNSEASQSN
- a CDS encoding transposase; this translates as MQDLLPKLPSHAVVVMDNATFHKRQDTQEAIQNAGHTLEYLPAYSPDLNPIEHKWAQAFAVTAI
- a CDS encoding IS630 transposase-related protein; translated protein: MTYPILFRRKVLSVREKENLSIAQVAKRFGVGVASVMRWIKTPDPKTTRNKPATKINMEMLAQDIKNYPDAYQYERAKRLGVSKQGINHALKRLGVTYKKKACVTPKPAKKSGVSSRKKLKTMSEQAALSSTLMKAALRTT
- a CDS encoding HU family DNA-binding protein, which produces MICQQCLNVYTASFLPKRSISRIYKTELVEEIAAQAEILKATAAKALKAMIDTVIATVAKGDISQPDNIDYNLAMAYSLDFRRKVLSVRKKEGLTIAEVAARFDD